Genomic segment of Actinomycetota bacterium:
CATGGTGCTCGCCATCCGCAACGCGCTGGCGCGCAGCGACGCGGTCGTCGTGTGCGGTGGCATCGGCCCCACGCAGGACGACATCACGCGTGAGGCCATCGCCGAGGTGATGAACGTCGGGCTCGTTCGTGACCCCGCGGTCGTCGAGCACATCCGCTCCATGTTCGGCAGCCGCGGTCGTGACATGGCGGCGTCGAACGAGCGCCAGGCCGATCGCCCCGAGGGCGCAGAGTTCATCACGAACCCCCTCGGCACCGCGCCGGGCCTGATCTGCCCCGTCGGCCACAAGGTGGTCTACGCGGTGCCCGGCGTTCCCTACGAGATGCAGGCGATGGTGGGCTCGGTCGTGCTCCCCGACTTGCAGCGGCGGTCGGGGGAGACCTCGGTCATCCTCAGCCGTACGTTGCGCACCTGGGGGACGGCGGAGTCGACGCTGGCCGAGATGGTGGGACCGCGGGTCGACGCGCTCGACGCCGTCGGCAACCCGACGATCGCGTTCCTCGCCAGCGGCATCGAGGGCATCAAGGTGCGCATCACCGCGAAGGGACCCGACGAGGCCGCGGCGCGCGATCTGCTGACCGCCGAAGAGGACGAGCTGCGAGCGCTCCTCGGCCCGCTCGTGTTCGGCGTCGACGACGAGAGCATGGAGCACGCGGTCGCCGTGCTGCTGGACAGCCATCAGCTGACGCTGGGTGTCGCGGAGTCGCTGACCGGTGGCCTCGTCGGGGCCCGGCTGGCATCGGTCGCGGGCGCCAGTGGGTTCTTCCGCGGCGCCATCGTGGCCTACGACCGCGAGGTCAAGTTCGATCTGCTGGGCGTGCCCCGCGGGCCCGTGGTGAGCGAGGAGGCGGTGATCGCGATGGCCCAGGGCGCCCGCAAGGTGCTGGGCGCCGACGTCGGCCTCGCGGTCACGGGCGTCGCCGGCCCGGCTGAGCAGGACGGTCAGCCGGTCGGCACGGTGTTCCTCGGGCTCGCGCTCGACGATCGGGTCGAGGCGATGCACACCCGCCTGCCCGGCGACCGCGAACGGGTCCGCCAGTTCGCGTGCATCTCGTTGCTCAACCTCCTGCGGATGCGCCTGCTCGAGCGCGAGTGAGGCACGCGCGGCTCTTCGTGGCCGCAGTCCCTCCCGCCGCGGTGCTCGACCAGATCGCCGAGCTGACCCGTCCCGAGATCGAGGGCCTGCGCTGGACCACCCGCGACCAGTGGCACGCGACCCTCCGCTTCCTCGGCCGGGTGTCCGACGTCGACGCTGTGACGGCCGCACTCGAGCCGGTCTCGTTGCCGCGTTGCGAGGCGAGGCTCGGGCCGGAGACCGGCCGGTTCGGGCGCCGCGTGCTGCACGTCCCCGTGGCCGGGCTGGACGACCTCGCAGCCGTGATCGTGGCGGCCACCGCGGCCGTGGGCGAGCCGCCCGAGGACCGGCCGTTCGCGGCCCACGTCACGCTCGCTCGGGCCCGCGCCCGCCGGGGCACCGACCTCCGGGCGTTGACAGGCGCGCCCCTCGCCGCCCGGTGGACGGTCGAGGAGGTCTGCGTGATAGAGAGCCATCTGCACCCCCGCGGCGCGCGGTACGAGTTGGTCCAACGCGTCCGTACCATGGAGCCATGAGATTCGTGCTTCGTCGCTCGATCCCTTCGATCGGGGGTCTGCTGGGGTTGGTGCTCGCGGTCGGTGTCGCGGGCGTCTTCGCGCTCGGGCTCCCGCTGTGGTTCCCCGCCGCCTTCGCCATCGCCATCGTCTTGCTGCAGTACGCGGTCAACCCGCTGATCATCCAGTGGCTGGTGCCCGCGACGGTGGTGGAGCACGACGGTGAGCGCTATCTCACCGACCATCCCGTCGGCGAGATCGTCGCCCGCCGCTGTCGCGACGCCGGCGTCCCCCTCGTGAAGCTGGGGTTCGTTGACGACGGCAACCCCAACGCGTTCACGTTCGGGCGCACCCCGCGCGACGCACGCATGTGGGTGACCCGGGGCCTCCTCGAGCGGCTCGACGAGCGCGAGCTCGACGCGGTGATCACCCACGAGGTGGGGCACGTCCGCCACTGGGACTTCGCGGTGATGACGGTCGCCGCGGTCGTGCCGATGGTGCTGTACCTCGTGTTCGTGACGGCGCGCACCACCGATCGCCAGGAGGCGCGTGCGGTCGCGGTCGGCGCCTACGTCGCGTACCTCGTGTCGCAGTTCATG
This window contains:
- a CDS encoding competence/damage-inducible protein A produces the protein MRCEVVAVGTELLLGQVVDTNSSWIGEQLALAGIDSHFQTKVGDNQARMVLAIRNALARSDAVVVCGGIGPTQDDITREAIAEVMNVGLVRDPAVVEHIRSMFGSRGRDMAASNERQADRPEGAEFITNPLGTAPGLICPVGHKVVYAVPGVPYEMQAMVGSVVLPDLQRRSGETSVILSRTLRTWGTAESTLAEMVGPRVDALDAVGNPTIAFLASGIEGIKVRITAKGPDEAAARDLLTAEEDELRALLGPLVFGVDDESMEHAVAVLLDSHQLTLGVAESLTGGLVGARLASVAGASGFFRGAIVAYDREVKFDLLGVPRGPVVSEEAVIAMAQGARKVLGADVGLAVTGVAGPAEQDGQPVGTVFLGLALDDRVEAMHTRLPGDRERVRQFACISLLNLLRMRLLERE
- the thpR gene encoding RNA 2',3'-cyclic phosphodiesterase; translated protein: MHLVAQPPADAPARARVRHARLFVAAVPPAAVLDQIAELTRPEIEGLRWTTRDQWHATLRFLGRVSDVDAVTAALEPVSLPRCEARLGPETGRFGRRVLHVPVAGLDDLAAVIVAATAAVGEPPEDRPFAAHVTLARARARRGTDLRALTGAPLAARWTVEEVCVIESHLHPRGARYELVQRVRTMEP